In a single window of the Arachis hypogaea cultivar Tifrunner chromosome 6, arahy.Tifrunner.gnm2.J5K5, whole genome shotgun sequence genome:
- the LOC112755860 gene encoding uncharacterized protein: MSTTMTTTPNIDSTLQNSTLNRVVDSSCKMYKGVRKRKWGKWVSEIRLPNSRERIWLGSYDTQQKAARAFDAALYCLRGRHASFNFPDTPLHLEINNVSHYHSLSHHEIQQVASKFANNFDAEEEEEPSSQNGANSASSVCDYDGSNNNNNNDDNTNNNVQVDHGDMDWTFLNVLDDQNDSNFDNTIGYDFGLYYGGIDKVHSGEFLYTTTPPTTFEDNNNGDADDDDAFSNHSFLWSWNF, encoded by the coding sequence ATGTCTACTACCATGACTACTACACCTAACATTGATTCAACCTTGCAAAACTCTACTTTGAACAGAGTAGTAGATTCTAGTTGCAAGATGTACAAAGGTGTGAGGAAGAGGAAATGGGGCAAATGGGTATCGGAGATTAGGCTTCCCAACAGCCGAGAACGGATATGGTTGGGTTCTTATGACACCCAACAAAAGGCGGCTAGAGCCTTCGACGCCGCCCTCTACTGCCTTCGCGGCCGCCACGCCAGTTTCAATTTCCCCGACACGCCTCTTCATTTGGAGATCAACAATGTAAGTCACTACCATTCTCTCTCCCACCATGAAATTCAACAAGTTGCATCCAAATTCGCCAATAATTTTgatgctgaggaagaagaggaaccGTCATCACAAAATGGTGCTAATAGTGCAAGCTCCGTGTGTGATTATGATgggagtaataataataataataacgacgACAATACTAATAATAACGTGCAAGTGGACCATGGGGACATGGATTGGACATTTTTGAACGTGTTGGATGATCAAAATGATTCCAATTTTGATAACACTATTGGCTATGATTTTGGCCTCTACTATGGAGGGATAGATAAGGTGCACTCAGGTGAGTTTTTGTATACTACTACACCACCAACAACTTTTGAGGATAACAATAATGGTgatgctgatgatgatgatgcttttTCTAACCATTCATTCCTTTGGAGTTGGAATTTTTGA